From one Phycisphaerae bacterium genomic stretch:
- a CDS encoding DUF4114 domain-containing protein, whose product MRRVPRLTSIALPLVALFSVFSAADALAGTTPITPGNPQVMDVLENLYPPGTTFTRVQDYSGSSASYEGATLELLQGTVNLVGRTDQTWTDGIVIINAKVKFAAFSHAFGWERNNVKTILFNVTGSQYDVDGQAAGISLAGGDFHWVDNTSGGNWSSDVSRNSDGLDHMITFLVDGPTIQTTTWVLCWDDQNTGGDRDFNDLIIEVVVDGCINDPYKLTPGVCGCGVPDTDSDGDGVADCIDGCPDDPDKTEPGQCGCHNEDTDSDGDGTADCVDGCPDDPDKTEPGQCGCGVSDDDGDGGSSGVCGNQVCEPAAGEDCLSCPSDCKGKQHGSWNQRYCCGDGDGQNPVGCDDPRCTRHGRTCEDGAADCADACPDDPNKTEPGICGCGVPDTDSDGDGTADCNDSCPNDANKTSPGICGCGTPDIDSDGDGTANCHDACPNDPNKTNAGICGCGVSDEDSDGDGTADCHDGCPNDPNKTAPGVCGCGVSDADSDGDGVANCNDGCPNDPNKTAPGICGCGVSDADSDQDGVANCNDGCPSDPNKTNPGICGCGVADSDSDGDGVANCHDGCPNDPDKTSPGVCGCGESDVDSDGDGTADCNDDCPGDPSKTSPGICGCGVSDMDSDGDGVADCNDACPNDPGKITPGACGCGISDVDSDGDGTADCNDACPSDPSKSQPGVCGCGVADTDTDGDGTANCNDGCPNDPNKVNPGVCGCGVSDVDSDGDGVRDCNDGCPNDPQKTTGGQCGCGEPDTDTDGDGTADCHDSCPNDPDKTSPGVCGCGVSDVDSDGDGVRDCNDGCPNDPNKTMAGQCGCGQPDTDSDNDGTADCNDGCPSDPGKTSPGICGCGTPDTDSDNDGVVNCNDGCPDDPDKTNPGVCGCGVSDVDTDGDTVPDCVDQCNGGPDVDSDGDGVLDCQDGCPNDGNKTSPGVCGCGVSDVDSDGDGVRDCNDQCPNDPNKTQPGQCGCGAPDDDSDGDGTANCNDGCPNDPNKTSPGVCGCGVSDVDSDGDGVRDCNDQCPNDPNKTQPGQCGCGVADTDSDLDGTADCNDGCPNDPNKTSAGICGCGVADTDSDGDGTANCHDGCPNDPNKVSAGICGCGVSDADSDGDGTADCDDGCPSDPNKTTAGECGCGLADTDSDGDGVADCNDACPLDPNKVTPGVCDCGTPDTDSDGDGTADCNDGCPTDPDKVAPGVCGCGTADTDSDGDGVADCVDGCPNDPNKTAPGICGCGVGDGDTDGDGTANCNDGCPNDPNKTAPGICGCGVADADADGDGTANCNDGCPNDPNKTAPGACGCGVSDVDSDGDGVADCNDDCPNDPNKTSPGVCGCGVADVDSDGDGTLDCNDGCPNDPDKVSAGVCGCGVADTDSDGDGTPNCVDGCPNDPGKTEPGLCDCGTPDTDTDGDGTPDCHDSCPDDPDKTEPLICGCGVTEGDGDGDGFPDCIDGCPNDPNKTSPGICGCGVADDDSDNDGVADCNDQCENAPDVDTDGDGWLDCDDGCPFDADKSDPGLCGCGVADTDSDGDGEPDCTDTCPNDPNKIEPGQCGCGVADTDSDGDGVADCNDGCPNDPNKTAPGVCGCGVSDVDSDGDGVRDCNDGCPNDPNKVAPGVCGCGVADTDTDGDGAADCVDACPSDPNKVSPGICGCGTPDVDSDGDGVANCNDGCPNDPNKVAPGICGCGIEDTDTDGDGTADCHDDCPNDSNKTSPGICGCGVSDVDTDGDGTLDCNDGCPNDPNKTTPGVCGCGASDADADGDGTANCNDGCPNDPNKTSPGICGCGVADTDSDGDGTANCLDGCPNDPTKTAPGLCGCGVSDVDTDGDGTADCNDDCPDDPTKTSPGICGCGVSDVDSDGDGVADCNDACPNDPNKIMPGACGCGISDVDSDSDGVADCNDACPSDPNKSQPGICGCGVPDTDNDGDGVPNCNDGCPNDPDKVSPGVCGCGIADTDSDGDTVPDCVDQCDGGPDIDSDGDGVLDCDDDCPNDPNKTDPGICGCGIADTDSDGDGTADCNDQCPNDPNKTMPGACGCGLADTDTDGDGTADCNDACPLDPNKTDPGICDCGTPDTDTDGDGTADCNDGCPNDPDKTAPGVCGCGTADTDSDGDGTPNCVDGCPNDPGKIDPGICGCGTPDTDSDGDGTADCQDGCPNDPNKVAPGICGCGTPDTDTDGDGTADCLDGCPNDPNKTSPGDCGCGVPDTDTDGDGTADCLDGCPNDPNKIAPGICGCGVSDVDSDGDGVADCNDGCPNDPNKTDPGICGCGIADTDTDSDGTADCNDGCPNDPNKTDPGICGCGVADTDSDSDGTANCNDNCPNDPNKIDPGICGCGVADTDSDGDGTADCIDGCPDDPGKIDPGLCGCGVADTDGDADGTPDCQDGCPADPDKVAPGACGCGVADTDSDGDGTADCNDDCPSDPGKITPGQCGCGVADTDSDGDGTANCNDGCPNDPNKTGPGACGCGVIDVDSDHDGVPNCIDLCPGDPNKATPGVCGCYSADEDNDHDGVMNCLELCPNDPNKVVAGVCGCGKWDIDQDFDGVKDCLDGCPFDREKTDPGFCGCGRVDADIDGDGQMDCQAGIPAVSEWGLAVLTLLLLTGGKLYFGRRSDTSPVIAR is encoded by the coding sequence ATGCGTCGCGTCCCCCGACTGACGAGCATCGCACTACCTTTGGTTGCGCTTTTCAGTGTGTTCTCCGCCGCGGACGCTTTGGCGGGCACCACCCCGATAACTCCGGGGAATCCACAGGTGATGGATGTATTGGAGAACCTGTATCCTCCAGGCACCACCTTTACGCGCGTACAGGATTATTCCGGCTCCAGCGCGTCCTATGAAGGGGCCACGCTCGAGCTGCTCCAGGGAACCGTGAACCTCGTCGGCCGCACCGACCAGACCTGGACGGACGGCATCGTCATCATCAACGCCAAAGTGAAATTTGCGGCTTTCAGCCACGCTTTTGGATGGGAGCGCAACAACGTCAAGACAATCCTGTTCAACGTGACCGGCTCGCAATACGACGTGGATGGACAGGCGGCCGGTATTTCTCTTGCCGGGGGCGATTTCCATTGGGTTGACAACACCTCCGGGGGGAACTGGTCGTCGGACGTTTCGCGCAACAGCGACGGCCTCGATCACATGATCACTTTCCTCGTGGATGGCCCGACGATCCAGACCACGACATGGGTGCTTTGCTGGGATGATCAGAACACGGGCGGCGATCGCGACTTCAACGACTTGATCATCGAGGTCGTGGTCGATGGCTGTATCAACGATCCCTACAAGCTCACTCCGGGTGTCTGTGGTTGCGGCGTTCCCGACACGGACAGCGATGGCGACGGCGTGGCGGACTGCATCGATGGATGCCCTGACGATCCGGATAAGACGGAGCCCGGCCAGTGCGGGTGCCACAACGAAGACACCGATAGCGACGGTGACGGGACGGCCGACTGTGTCGACGGTTGCCCGGACGATCCCGACAAGACCGAACCCGGGCAGTGCGGTTGCGGGGTCTCGGACGACGACGGCGACGGCGGAAGCAGCGGCGTCTGCGGGAACCAGGTCTGCGAGCCTGCCGCGGGCGAGGACTGTCTATCGTGCCCCTCGGACTGCAAGGGAAAACAGCACGGGTCGTGGAACCAGCGGTATTGCTGCGGTGATGGGGACGGTCAAAATCCGGTCGGATGTGATGATCCCCGGTGCACGCGCCATGGGCGAACCTGTGAGGACGGCGCGGCCGACTGCGCCGATGCCTGCCCCGACGATCCGAACAAGACGGAACCAGGTATTTGCGGTTGTGGTGTCCCGGACACAGATAGCGACGGCGACGGCACAGCCGACTGCAACGACTCGTGCCCCAATGACGCCAACAAGACCTCGCCCGGCATCTGCGGATGCGGTACGCCGGACATCGACAGTGACGGCGACGGTACGGCTAATTGTCACGACGCTTGTCCGAACGATCCCAATAAGACGAATGCAGGTATCTGCGGCTGTGGCGTGAGCGACGAAGATAGCGACGGCGACGGTACGGCCGATTGCCACGACGGCTGTCCGAATGATCCGAACAAGACCGCGCCGGGCGTCTGTGGTTGCGGCGTGAGTGACGCGGACAGCGACGGCGACGGCGTGGCCAATTGCAACGATGGTTGCCCGAATGATCCGAACAAGACCGCTCCGGGCATCTGCGGCTGTGGCGTGAGCGACGCGGACAGCGATCAGGACGGCGTTGCCAACTGCAACGACGGCTGTCCGAGTGACCCGAACAAAACGAACCCGGGTATATGCGGGTGCGGCGTGGCCGATTCGGACAGCGATGGTGATGGCGTGGCCAATTGCCACGACGGTTGCCCGAACGATCCCGACAAGACGAGCCCCGGCGTTTGCGGGTGTGGCGAGTCCGACGTCGACAGCGACGGCGACGGGACGGCCGACTGCAACGACGATTGCCCCGGCGATCCGTCCAAGACCAGCCCCGGCATCTGTGGTTGCGGCGTCAGCGACATGGATTCCGATGGCGATGGCGTTGCCGATTGCAACGACGCCTGCCCGAATGACCCCGGCAAGATCACGCCCGGTGCCTGCGGCTGCGGCATCAGCGATGTGGACAGCGACGGGGATGGTACGGCCGACTGCAACGACGCCTGCCCCAGCGATCCGAGCAAATCGCAACCCGGCGTGTGCGGCTGCGGCGTGGCGGATACGGACACTGACGGTGACGGCACGGCCAACTGCAACGACGGGTGTCCGAACGATCCAAATAAGGTCAATCCGGGCGTCTGCGGCTGCGGTGTGAGTGATGTCGATTCGGACGGGGACGGTGTGCGGGACTGCAATGATGGCTGTCCGAATGACCCCCAGAAGACCACGGGTGGACAGTGCGGCTGCGGCGAGCCCGACACCGATACCGACGGCGACGGCACCGCGGACTGCCACGACAGTTGTCCAAACGATCCCGACAAGACGAGCCCCGGTGTCTGCGGCTGCGGCGTGAGCGATGTCGATTCGGACGGTGACGGTGTGCGTGATTGCAACGACGGCTGTCCGAACGATCCCAACAAGACCATGGCCGGACAGTGCGGGTGCGGCCAGCCCGACACGGACTCGGACAACGACGGCACGGCCGATTGCAACGACGGCTGTCCGAGTGATCCCGGCAAGACCAGCCCGGGCATCTGCGGTTGCGGAACGCCGGACACGGACAGCGACAACGATGGCGTGGTGAACTGCAACGACGGCTGCCCTGATGATCCGGACAAGACGAATCCGGGGGTCTGCGGTTGCGGTGTTTCGGATGTTGATACCGACGGCGACACGGTTCCGGACTGCGTGGATCAGTGCAACGGCGGGCCGGACGTCGATTCCGACGGCGATGGCGTGCTCGATTGCCAGGACGGCTGCCCGAACGACGGGAACAAGACTTCGCCGGGTGTTTGCGGGTGCGGCGTGTCCGACGTGGACAGCGATGGCGACGGCGTCCGCGACTGCAACGATCAGTGTCCGAACGATCCCAACAAGACGCAGCCCGGCCAGTGCGGTTGCGGCGCGCCGGACGACGACTCCGATGGGGACGGCACCGCGAATTGCAACGACGGCTGCCCGAACGATCCCAACAAGACTTCGCCGGGCGTTTGCGGCTGCGGTGTTTCCGACGTGGACAGCGATGGCGACGGCGTCCGTGACTGCAACGATCAGTGCCCGAACGATCCAAACAAGACGCAGCCCGGCCAGTGCGGTTGCGGTGTGGCGGACACGGACAGCGATCTGGACGGTACGGCCGACTGCAATGACGGCTGCCCGAACGATCCAAACAAGACCAGCGCCGGTATTTGTGGTTGCGGCGTTGCGGATACGGACTCCGACGGCGACGGCACGGCCAACTGCCACGATGGATGCCCGAATGACCCGAACAAGGTCAGTGCCGGCATCTGCGGATGCGGCGTAAGCGACGCCGACAGCGACGGCGACGGTACGGCCGACTGCGACGACGGTTGTCCGAGCGATCCCAACAAGACGACGGCCGGCGAGTGCGGTTGCGGTCTGGCAGATACGGACTCCGACGGCGACGGCGTTGCGGATTGCAACGACGCCTGCCCGCTCGATCCGAATAAGGTGACACCGGGCGTCTGCGATTGCGGTACGCCGGATACCGATTCCGACGGTGACGGCACGGCCGACTGCAACGACGGCTGCCCAACCGATCCTGACAAGGTCGCGCCGGGCGTCTGCGGCTGTGGTACAGCCGACACGGACAGCGACGGTGATGGCGTCGCGGATTGCGTGGACGGGTGCCCGAACGATCCCAACAAGACCGCTCCGGGGATCTGCGGCTGCGGGGTGGGCGATGGCGACACCGATGGCGACGGCACCGCGAACTGCAATGACGGCTGTCCGAACGATCCCAACAAGACCGCGCCGGGTATTTGTGGCTGCGGCGTGGCGGACGCCGACGCCGACGGCGACGGCACGGCCAATTGCAACGATGGCTGCCCGAACGATCCCAACAAGACCGCGCCGGGTGCATGCGGCTGCGGCGTGAGCGACGTGGATTCCGATGGCGACGGCGTCGCGGACTGCAACGACGATTGCCCGAATGATCCGAACAAAACCTCGCCGGGTGTCTGTGGCTGCGGTGTGGCCGATGTCGATTCCGACGGCGACGGCACGCTGGATTGCAACGACGGCTGTCCGAACGATCCGGACAAGGTCAGCGCCGGCGTTTGCGGCTGCGGCGTGGCGGACACGGACTCCGACGGCGACGGCACGCCGAATTGCGTGGACGGTTGTCCGAATGACCCGGGCAAGACGGAGCCCGGCCTGTGCGACTGTGGCACGCCGGATACCGATACGGACGGCGACGGTACGCCGGATTGCCACGACAGTTGCCCGGACGATCCCGACAAGACCGAGCCGCTGATTTGCGGCTGCGGCGTCACCGAGGGCGACGGCGACGGCGATGGATTCCCGGATTGCATCGACGGCTGCCCGAACGATCCGAACAAGACTTCGCCGGGCATCTGCGGCTGCGGCGTGGCCGATGACGACTCCGACAACGATGGCGTTGCCGATTGCAACGATCAGTGCGAAAACGCGCCGGACGTGGACACGGACGGCGATGGCTGGTTGGACTGCGATGACGGCTGCCCGTTCGATGCGGACAAGTCCGACCCCGGCCTGTGCGGCTGCGGCGTCGCGGATACGGACAGCGACGGGGACGGCGAGCCGGACTGCACCGACACATGCCCGAACGACCCCAATAAGATCGAGCCCGGCCAGTGCGGTTGCGGTGTGGCCGATACCGACAGTGACGGTGACGGCGTCGCGGACTGCAACGACGGTTGCCCGAACGATCCCAACAAGACGGCGCCGGGTGTGTGCGGCTGCGGCGTGTCCGATGTGGACAGCGATGGCGACGGCGTTCGCGACTGCAACGACGGCTGCCCGAACGATCCCAACAAGGTTGCGCCGGGCGTTTGCGGCTGTGGCGTTGCCGATACCGACACCGATGGCGACGGCGCGGCCGACTGCGTCGATGCCTGCCCGAGCGATCCCAACAAGGTTTCCCCCGGCATTTGCGGTTGCGGGACGCCGGATGTCGATTCGGATGGCGATGGCGTCGCCAACTGCAACGACGGATGTCCGAACGATCCCAACAAGGTCGCGCCGGGTATTTGTGGTTGCGGCATCGAGGATACCGACACCGACGGTGACGGCACGGCCGATTGCCACGACGATTGCCCGAACGATTCCAACAAGACCAGTCCGGGCATCTGCGGATGCGGCGTGAGCGACGTTGACACCGACGGCGACGGCACCCTCGACTGCAACGACGGCTGTCCCAACGACCCCAACAAGACCACTCCGGGCGTCTGCGGCTGCGGCGCGAGCGACGCCGACGCCGACGGTGACGGTACGGCCAACTGCAACGACGGCTGCCCGAACGATCCCAACAAGACGAGTCCGGGCATCTGTGGATGCGGCGTGGCGGACACCGACAGCGATGGTGACGGTACGGCGAATTGCCTGGACGGCTGCCCGAACGATCCGACCAAGACGGCGCCGGGTCTGTGTGGATGTGGCGTCAGCGACGTCGATACGGACGGCGACGGGACGGCCGACTGCAACGACGACTGCCCGGACGATCCCACCAAGACTTCACCGGGCATCTGTGGATGCGGCGTGAGCGATGTGGATTCGGACGGCGACGGCGTTGCCGACTGCAACGACGCCTGCCCGAACGATCCGAACAAGATCATGCCCGGCGCCTGTGGGTGCGGCATCAGCGACGTCGACAGCGACAGCGATGGCGTTGCCGACTGCAACGACGCCTGCCCGAGCGATCCCAACAAGTCGCAGCCCGGCATTTGCGGTTGCGGCGTGCCTGACACAGACAACGACGGCGACGGCGTGCCGAACTGCAACGATGGCTGCCCGAACGATCCCGACAAGGTCAGCCCCGGCGTGTGCGGTTGCGGCATTGCAGACACGGATAGCGACGGCGACACCGTGCCGGACTGCGTCGATCAATGCGACGGCGGACCGGATATCGACTCGGACGGCGACGGCGTGCTGGATTGCGATGACGACTGCCCGAACGATCCCAACAAGACCGATCCGGGCATTTGCGGTTGCGGCATCGCCGACACCGACTCCGACGGGGACGGGACCGCGGACTGCAACGATCAGTGCCCGAACGACCCCAACAAGACCATGCCGGGCGCCTGCGGATGCGGGCTGGCTGACACCGATACGGATGGTGATGGCACGGCCGACTGCAACGACGCCTGCCCGCTTGATCCCAACAAGACCGACCCCGGCATCTGCGATTGCGGAACACCGGATACGGACACCGACGGTGACGGCACGGCCGACTGTAACGACGGCTGCCCGAACGATCCGGATAAGACAGCTCCCGGCGTGTGCGGTTGCGGTACAGCGGATACCGATTCCGACGGCGATGGCACGCCGAACTGCGTGGACGGGTGCCCGAATGATCCCGGCAAGATCGACCCGGGTATCTGCGGCTGCGGTACGCCGGATACCGACAGTGACGGCGACGGCACGGCCGATTGTCAGGATGGCTGCCCGAACGATCCGAACAAGGTCGCTCCGGGCATCTGCGGTTGCGGTACACCCGACACCGACACCGACGGTGACGGCACGGCCGATTGTCTTGACGGTTGCCCCAATGATCCGAACAAGACCAGCCCCGGCGACTGCGGTTGTGGCGTGCCCGATACGGATACGGATGGCGACGGCACAGCGGATTGCCTTGACGGGTGCCCGAACGATCCCAACAAGATTGCTCCGGGCATCTGCGGCTGTGGTGTGTCCGACGTCGACAGTGATGGCGATGGCGTGGCCGACTGCAACGACGGTTGCCCGAACGATCCGAATAAGACCGATCCGGGTATCTGCGGTTGCGGGATCGCCGACACGGATACGGACAGCGACGGCACGGCCGATTGTAATGACGGCTGCCCGAACGATCCGAACAAGACCGATCCGGGCATTTGCGGATGCGGCGTGGCCGACACCGACAGCGACAGTGACGGAACGGCGAACTGCAATGACAATTGCCCGAACGATCCGAACAAGATCGATCCGGGCATCTGCGGTTGTGGCGTGGCCGATACCGACAGCGATGGCGACGGCACGGCTGACTGCATCGACGGATGCCCCGACGATCCCGGCAAGATTGACCCGGGTCTGTGCGGTTGCGGCGTGGCCGACACTGACGGCGACGCGGATGGCACGCCCGATTGCCAGGACGGCTGTCCAGCCGATCCGGACAAGGTCGCTCCGGGGGCTTGCGGGTGTGGCGTCGCGGACACCGATAGCGATGGTGACGGAACCGCGGACTGCAACGATGATTGCCCCAGCGACCCCGGCAAGATCACGCCGGGTCAATGCGGCTGCGGCGTGGCCGATACCGACAGCGATGGCGACGGCACCGCCAACTGCAACGACGGGTGTCCGAACGACCCCAACAAGACGGGTCCCGGCGCCTGCGGTTGCGGTGTGATCGATGTCGATTCCGACCACGACGGCGTACCCAATTGCATCGATCTGTGTCCGGGCGATCCGAACAAGGCCACCCCGGGCGTGTGCGGGTGCTATTCAGCGGATGAGGACAACGATCACGACGGCGTGATGAACTGCCTCGAACTCTGCCCGAACGATCCCAACAAGGTCGTCGCCGGCGTCTGCGGCTGCGGAAAGTGGGATATCGACCAGGACTTCGACGGCGTGAAAGACTGCCTCGACGGTTGTCCTTTTGACCGGGAAAAGACCGATCCGGGCTTCTGTGGCTGCGGTCGTGTCGATGCGGACATTGACGGCGACGGTCAAATGGACTGTCAGGCCGGCATTCCGGCGGTCTCGGAATGGGGCCTGGCGGTGCTGACGCTCCTGCTGCTGACGGGCGGAAAGCTTTATTTCGGTCGTCGGAGCGATACATCGCCTGTTATCGCGCGATGA
- the guaB gene encoding IMP dehydrogenase → MARGHDGPSPTSDRIAGDALTFDDLLLLPRKSGVLPDQIDVSTWLTPKIRLNIPLVSAAMDTVTESRLAIALAQEGGIGIIHKNMSIEAQCREVHKVKRSESGVILDPVTLSPDAPVSRAKEVMSLQNISGVPIVENGGRLVGIITRRDMKFLESENLRVGDVMTSGKLVTGPPGTSLEEASQILKRAKVEKLLLVDRDNRLAGLITMRDIERSLHYPVSCKDERGRLRVGGAVGVFDYDRVAALIENDVDVVVVDTAHGHSTNVIETVREVRKRYEIEVIAGNIATADAARDLVNAGASALKVGIGPGSICTTRVVSGVGVPQITAIMNVCSVALAKGIPVIADGGIRQSGDITKALAAGANSVMIGSLFAGLEEAPGESVTWRGRRFKEYRGMGSLGAMVKGSAERYGQSSSKPTGKLVPEGIEGRVPFRGPLSDFVYQLVGGVRSGMGYCGTRTIDELRTDTQFMRITSAGVVESHPHDVTITRESPNYALEQEYE, encoded by the coding sequence ATGGCTCGCGGCCACGATGGTCCTTCCCCAACTTCCGACCGAATCGCAGGCGATGCGCTGACTTTTGACGACCTGTTGCTGCTTCCCCGCAAGTCGGGCGTGCTGCCCGATCAGATCGATGTCAGCACCTGGCTGACACCGAAGATTCGACTCAACATCCCGTTGGTCTCGGCGGCCATGGACACCGTCACGGAGTCGCGCCTGGCCATTGCCCTCGCCCAGGAGGGCGGGATCGGCATCATTCACAAGAACATGTCGATCGAGGCGCAATGTCGGGAAGTCCACAAGGTCAAGCGATCGGAAAGCGGCGTGATCCTCGATCCGGTCACGCTCTCGCCGGATGCACCCGTTTCGCGGGCCAAGGAGGTCATGTCCCTTCAGAACATCTCCGGCGTGCCGATCGTTGAGAACGGCGGCCGGTTGGTGGGGATCATCACCCGCCGGGATATGAAATTCCTCGAGAGTGAGAATCTGCGGGTGGGCGATGTGATGACTTCGGGCAAGCTGGTCACCGGCCCTCCGGGCACGAGTCTCGAAGAAGCGTCCCAGATTCTCAAGCGTGCCAAGGTGGAGAAACTGCTGCTGGTCGACCGCGACAATCGGCTGGCGGGCCTGATTACGATGCGCGACATCGAGCGCAGCTTGCATTATCCGGTCAGTTGCAAGGACGAGCGCGGCAGGCTGCGCGTCGGGGGGGCCGTGGGCGTTTTCGACTACGATCGCGTCGCGGCGCTGATCGAGAACGACGTGGATGTCGTCGTGGTGGACACAGCGCATGGCCACAGCACGAATGTGATCGAAACCGTCCGCGAGGTTCGCAAGCGGTACGAGATCGAAGTGATCGCCGGGAACATCGCCACAGCCGACGCCGCACGTGATCTTGTCAACGCCGGGGCGAGTGCCCTGAAGGTGGGAATCGGCCCGGGGAGCATCTGCACAACCCGAGTGGTTTCCGGCGTTGGCGTTCCGCAGATCACGGCCATCATGAACGTCTGCTCCGTTGCTCTCGCCAAGGGAATCCCGGTCATCGCGGACGGCGGCATCCGCCAATCGGGGGACATTACCAAGGCACTTGCCGCCGGAGCAAACAGCGTCATGATCGGCTCGCTCTTCGCCGGCCTGGAAGAGGCGCCGGGCGAATCGGTCACGTGGCGCGGAAGGCGTTTCAAGGAATACCGCGGGATGGGTTCGCTGGGCGCCATGGTGAAGGGATCGGCGGAGCGTTACGGCCAGTCGAGCAGCAAGCCCACGGGCAAGCTCGTTCCCGAAGGCATTGAAGGGCGCGTTCCCTTCCGCGGACCCCTTTCCGACTTCGTTTATCAGCTGGTTGGGGGCGTGCGTTCGGGCATGGGATACTGCGGAACGCGGACGATCGACGAATTGCGGACGGATACGCAGTTCATGCGGATCACGTCGGCCGGGGTGGTCGAGTCTCATCCGCATGACGTGACCATCACGCGCGAGTCTCCCAACTATGCATTGGAGCAGGAATATGAATAA
- the guaA gene encoding glutamine-hydrolyzing GMP synthase — MTPPTIAILDFGGQYVQLIARRVRENHVHSAIVPPDVTAESLRALNAVGLILSGGPSSVYDGDAPRCRDEILAMGLPALGICYGMQLGCQLLGGLVNASSTREFGRTDLEVLEPGQLLAHVPPQTTVWMSHGDVVTELSPDFLPLARTATCPFAAVRHRSTPFFGVQFHPEVTHTPAGGQIIRNFLYDICGCTGQWQIGNVIHDTVEGIRQRVGPGDRVICGLSGGVDSAVAATLIHQAIGDRLVCIYVDNGLMRNRETDLVEATFRQHFKIDLRVAHAADRFLDKLRDVVDPQQKRIIIGHEFVEVFREQSQTVPGARFLAQGTLYPDVIESGQGKAGKTAKIKLHHNVGGLPAELGFELLEPLRDLFKDEVRRVGEHLGLPPEIVWRHPFPGPGLAVRIIGEITRERLALLRAADDIILEEIRAAGWYRKIAQAFGVLLPISTVGVMGDDQSYAGQHIVAVRFVESTDFMTAAWVHIDHEVIGRIASRIMNEVRGINRVVYDVSTKPPATIEWE, encoded by the coding sequence ATGACGCCACCAACCATCGCCATCCTCGACTTCGGCGGCCAATACGTCCAACTGATCGCCCGCCGCGTCCGCGAGAACCACGTTCACAGCGCCATCGTCCCGCCTGATGTCACAGCGGAATCACTCCGCGCCCTCAACGCCGTTGGCCTTATTCTCTCCGGCGGGCCTTCAAGCGTGTACGACGGCGATGCCCCCCGCTGCCGTGACGAGATCCTCGCCATGGGCCTGCCGGCACTGGGCATCTGTTATGGCATGCAGCTCGGCTGCCAGTTGCTTGGCGGACTGGTCAATGCTTCGTCGACACGCGAGTTCGGACGGACGGACCTCGAGGTACTCGAGCCCGGCCAGCTCCTTGCTCACGTCCCCCCGCAAACGACGGTCTGGATGAGCCACGGGGACGTGGTCACCGAACTCTCGCCCGATTTTCTCCCGCTGGCTCGAACGGCAACCTGCCCGTTCGCGGCCGTCCGTCACCGGTCGACGCCTTTCTTCGGCGTGCAGTTCCACCCCGAGGTCACCCACACCCCCGCCGGCGGGCAGATCATCCGCAACTTCCTCTACGACATCTGCGGCTGCACTGGACAGTGGCAGATTGGCAACGTCATCCACGACACCGTCGAGGGCATCCGCCAGCGCGTTGGCCCGGGCGACCGCGTCATCTGCGGGCTCTCCGGCGGCGTGGACAGTGCCGTCGCGGCGACACTCATCCACCAGGCGATCGGCGACCGCCTCGTCTGCATCTATGTGGACAACGGCCTCATGCGCAACCGTGAGACCGATCTCGTCGAGGCCACTTTTCGACAGCATTTCAAGATCGACCTTCGCGTCGCTCACGCGGCCGACCGCTTCCTCGACAAGCTCCGCGACGTGGTCGATCCGCAGCAAAAGCGCATCATCATCGGCCACGAATTCGTCGAAGTCTTCCGCGAGCAGTCGCAGACGGTTCCCGGCGCCCGCTTCCTCGCCCAGGGCACGCTCTACCCGGATGTCATCGAATCGGGTCAGGGCAAGGCGGGCAAGACGGCCAAGATTAAGTTGCATCACAACGTCGGCGGCCTCCCCGCCGAACTCGGCTTCGAACTCCTCGAACCCCTCCGTGATCTGTTCAAGGACGAGGTCCGCCGCGTGGGCGAGCACCTCGGCCTGCCGCCGGAAATCGTCTGGCGACATCCCTTCCCCGGGCCCGGACTGGCCGTGCGCATCATCGGCGAGATCACCCGCGAGCGACTCGCCCTGCTCCGCGCGGCCGACGACATCATCCTCGAGGAAATCCGCGCCGCCGGGTGGTATCGCAAGATCGCCCAGGCGTTCGGCGTGCTCCTGCCCATCAGTACCGTCGGAGTCATGGGCGACGACCAGAGCTACGCCGGCCAGCATATCGTCGCCGTCCGCTTCGTGGAGAGCACCGACTTCATGACCGCGGCCTGGGTGCACATCGACCACGAGGTCATCGGCCGCATTGCTTCACGCATTATGAACGAGGTCCGCGGCATCAACCGCGTCGTCTATGATGTGTCAACCAAACCCCCGGCGACGATTGAATGGGAGTAG